One stretch of Rhipicephalus sanguineus isolate Rsan-2018 chromosome 10, BIME_Rsan_1.4, whole genome shotgun sequence DNA includes these proteins:
- the LOC119372323 gene encoding uncharacterized protein LOC119372323: MPWRPGRVVIKGKRTAHLKPDFGANHSLPSPETREALEIDFDNVTYSVDDPMLPWKILEYFANLQVEVSYVENVGKRKAYSDYLFRKMNIYLYSVAGADATVKLAPQGYFSPEFFVWFVNKLSMFLVLVMTGMLLWFIGFLAYWYYGGGTDSSPTVSDEGRGFSEVVAVSPTTLRSGRVSTNAAGSSRVRSRSCNDNL, translated from the exons GCAAGCGCACTGCGCACTTGAAACCGGATTTCGGAGCCAACCACTCACTGCCATCGCCAGAGACTAGGGAGGCGCTCGAAATAGACTTCGACAACGTCACCTACTCTGTGGACGATCCGATGCTGCCTTGGAAGATCCTCGAGTACTTCGCAAACCTGCAG GTAGAAGTGTCCTACGTTGAGAACGTCGGGAAGCGCAAGGCCTACTCGGACTACCTGTTCCGCAAGATGAACATCTACCTCTACTCCGTAGCCGGCGCCGACGCCACCGTCAAGCTGGCGCCGCAGGGCTACTTCTCTCCCGAGTTCTTCGTGTGGTTCGTCAACAAGCTCTCCATGTTCCTGGTGCTCGTCATGACTGGCATGCTCCTTTGGTTCATCGGGTTCCTAGCCTACTGGTACTACGGAGGCGGCACCGACTCGTCGCCGACCGTCAGTGACGAAGGCCGCGGCTTCAGCGAGGTCGTAGCTGTTTCGCCCACTACGTTACGTTCCGGTCGCGTCTCGACGAATGCAGCAGGCAGCAGCAGAGTGCGGTCGCGTTCCTGCAACGATAACCTTTAA